A region from the Sandaracinus amylolyticus genome encodes:
- a CDS encoding VOC family protein, which yields MRFLHTMLRVRDLDVALDFFVTKLGLHVLRRTDHEAGRFTLVFLATGAEHDSAQIELTHNWDQEEPYPTGRFFGHLAFEVDDIHATCARLRDSGVVIHRPPRDGRTAFVKSPDGHSVELLQRGGALAPIEPWKSMSNVGEW from the coding sequence ATGCGTTTCCTGCACACGATGCTGCGCGTTCGAGATCTCGACGTTGCATTGGATTTCTTCGTCACCAAGCTCGGTCTGCACGTACTCCGGCGCACCGACCACGAAGCGGGGAGATTCACGCTCGTGTTCCTCGCGACCGGCGCGGAGCACGACTCCGCGCAGATCGAGCTGACGCACAATTGGGATCAGGAAGAGCCCTATCCGACGGGGCGCTTCTTCGGACATCTCGCGTTCGAGGTCGACGACATCCACGCGACGTGCGCGCGCCTGCGCGACTCCGGAGTCGTCATCCATCGTCCGCCGCGCGATGGTCGGACGGCCTTCGTGAAGTCGCCCGACGGCCACTCCGTCGAGCTCCTGCAGCGCGGAGGCGCGCTGGCGCCGATCGAGCCGTGGAAGTCGATGTCGAACGTCGGTGAGTGGTGA
- a CDS encoding alpha/beta fold hydrolase, with the protein MPEIVSNGLTLHYDTFGDSRDPAVLLVMGLGTQMIAWRTEFCESLASLGLHVIRFDNRDVGLSTKIHGAPVPSIARTLLLRTWGAARPAYTLSDMARDAVGVLDGLAIRAAHVVGVSMGGMIAQTLAIEHRSRTLSLTSIMSSPGDYRLPPPTQAARAMLLRPVPRTRDQALDQVVELFRVIGSPKHFDEARIRARAAESYDRSSYRLGTARQLDAILSSPPRSPALRTLEIAATVVHGALDPLVPIAHGRATASAIPGADLRVIDDLAHDLPEAHWPALIDAISKTIERAA; encoded by the coding sequence ATGCCCGAGATCGTCTCGAACGGACTGACGCTCCACTACGACACGTTCGGCGACTCGCGCGATCCCGCCGTGCTCCTCGTGATGGGGCTCGGGACGCAGATGATCGCGTGGCGCACCGAGTTCTGCGAGTCGCTCGCGTCGCTCGGTCTCCACGTCATTCGATTCGACAATCGCGACGTCGGGCTCTCGACGAAGATCCACGGCGCGCCCGTGCCCTCGATCGCGCGCACGCTCCTGCTCCGCACGTGGGGCGCAGCGCGGCCGGCATATACGCTCTCCGACATGGCGCGCGACGCCGTCGGCGTGCTCGACGGGCTCGCGATCCGCGCGGCGCACGTGGTCGGAGTGTCGATGGGCGGGATGATCGCGCAGACGCTCGCCATCGAGCATCGCAGTCGGACTCTCTCGCTCACGTCGATCATGTCGAGCCCGGGCGACTACCGACTGCCGCCTCCGACGCAGGCCGCACGCGCGATGCTGCTGCGCCCGGTGCCTCGGACGCGCGATCAGGCGCTCGATCAGGTCGTCGAGCTGTTCCGCGTGATCGGCAGTCCGAAGCACTTCGACGAGGCACGCATTCGCGCGCGCGCCGCGGAGTCGTACGACCGCTCGAGCTATCGCCTCGGCACGGCGCGCCAGCTCGATGCGATCCTCTCGTCACCGCCGCGCTCACCCGCGCTGCGAACGCTGGAGATCGCCGCGACCGTCGTGCACGGCGCGCTCGATCCGCTGGTGCCCATCGCACACGGTCGCGCCACCGCATCGGCGATCCCGGGCGCCGATCTGCGCGTCATCGACGACCTCGCGCACGACCTGCCCGAGGCGCACTGGCCCGCGCTGATCGACG